In a single window of the Lodderomyces elongisporus chromosome 4, complete sequence genome:
- the PRE9 gene encoding Proteasome subunit alpha type-3 (MEROPS:MER0000554), protein MSRRYDSRTTIFSPEGRLYQVEYAQEAISMAGAAIGIVTSEGVVLACEKKVTSKLLDDDGSAEKLYIINDQMICAVAGMTADASILVNNARVQAQQYLKTYSEEIPCEILIKRVANIMQGYTQHGGLRPFGVSFLYAGWDDRYEFQLYTSNPSGNFSGWKATAIGANSSAAQTLLKKDYKEELTLKEGCELAIKVLSKTMDASNLNSEKLEFATLSLDKEGKVLQKIWSDENIDSLIKASGVLDDKKNDDE, encoded by the coding sequence ATGTCTAGGAGATACGATTCAAGAACGACGATTTTTTCACCTGAAGGTAGATTGTATCAAGTGGAATATGCACAAGAAGCTATTTCAATGGCCGGTGCCGCAATTGGTATAGTCACTAGCGAAGGTGTCGTACTAGCCTGTGAGAAAAAAGTTACTTCAAAACTATTGGATGACGACGGAAGTGCTGAAAAATTATACATAATCAATGACCAAATGATTTGTGCTGTAGCAGGAATGACTGCAGATGCCTCGATCTTGGTCAATAATGCAAGGGTACAAGCCCAGCAGTATCTAAAAACATACAGCGAAGAGATTCCATGCGAGATATTGATCAAGAGAGTTGCCAACATAATGCAAGGTTACACACAACATGGTGGATTGAGGCCCTTTGGTGTGAGTTTCTTGTACGCTGGGTGGGATGATAGATACGAGTTTCAGTTGTATACATCGAATCCTTCGGGAAACTTTAGTGGGTGGAAAGCAACTGCAATTGGAGCTAATAGCTCAGCAGCACAAACTTTGCTAAAAAAGGATTACAAGGAAGAGTTGACTTTGAAAGAAGGTTGCGAGTTAGCCATTAAAGTCTTGTCCAAGACAATGGATGCTTCTAACTTGAATAGTGAGAAGTTGGAATTTGCCACATTGAGTTTAGATAAAGAGGGTAAAGTTTTACAAAAGATATGGAGCGACGAAAATATAGATAGCTTGATTAAGGCAAGTGGAGTATTGGATGATAAGAAGAACGATGATGAATag
- the ICP55 gene encoding aminopeptidase (MEROPS:MER0013463; BUSCO:EOG09261XGL), with protein sequence MHPIISRISTAGLRLGSNFSKRSISVKTRPKVDIKLGQPTFETRPHIIPQPGNLTPGISALEYFNRRLKLAAQLPDNSLAIIIGNSVQYSSGAVFYDFQQNNDFYYLTGWLEPDSVMVLEKKGTGSRDEDVALHMLVPPNDPQREQWEGAKSGLEGAYEFFNADYVEDISKAPVYIRKLLSSTSNVFYDNQSNGGHLTSKSSTFKSFFNLGGTDSKNQTLNDVIMNCGKPVNPLKKLVASQRSVKSPAEIEVMYAAGQISSRAINKAMGQVATTAPFRTEKTLAKYLEYQFVKGGCDRQAYIPVVASGSNALGIHYTRNDDILYEDETVFVDAGGKLGGYCADISRTWPNSSNGFSEPQKDIYSAVLNTNKACIDLCDESQNCSLHDIHEFSVSTLKKELSNITGFQHVTAADVRQLYPHYIGHHLGLDLHDVPSVSRFDKLKEGNVITIEPGLYIPETDAWPKSFRGIGVRVEDDIAIGKTAGETINLTSGCVKEIAGIESLVSKGITTPGIDDEVVVLDI encoded by the coding sequence ATGCACCCAATAATTTCTAGGATCAGTACAGCTGGTTTACGACTAGGCAGTAACTTCTCAAAAAGAAGCATTTCCGTCAAAACTCGACCCAAGGTTGATATCAAATTGGGCCAGCCCACGTTTGAAACGAGGCCCCATATTATCCCGCAACCTGGGAATCTCACGCCCGGAATATCGGCATTGGAGTATTTCAACCGTCGATTAAAACTAGCAGCTCAATTACCTGATAATTCTCTTGCAATAATTATTGGTAATAGTGTGCAATATAGCTCTGGAGCGGTTTTCTACGATTTTCAACAGAATAATGACTTTTACTACTTAACTGGTTGGTTGGAGCCTGATAGCGTGATGGTTttagagaaaaaaggaactGGTAGTAGAGATGAGGACGTGGCCTTACACATGCTTGTGCCTCCAAATGACCCACAACGTGAACAGTGGGAAGGTGCCAAGTCGGGGTTGGAGGGTGCCTATGAATTTTTTAATGCTGATTACGTGGAAGATATCAGTAAAGCTCCTGTGTATATAAGAAAGCTATTATCGTCTACCAGCAATGTCTTTTATGATAACCAAAGCAATGGAGGACATTTAACGTCCAAAAGTTCAACATTTAAGCTGTTCTTCAATCTTGGAGGAACAGATAGCAAGAACCAAACTTTGAATGACGTCATCATGAATTGTGGCAAGCCTGTAAACCCGTTGAAGAAGCTTGTTGCGCTGCAACGTAGCGTTAAGTCGCCAGCTGAGATAGAAGTTATGTATGCTGCAGGTCAGATTTCGAGTCGTGCCATAAACAAGGCTATGGGCCAAGTAGCTACCACTGCACCATTTCGTACTGAAAAAACATTGGCCAAATATTTGGAGTATCAGTTTGTTAAAGGTGGATGTGACAGGCAAGCATATATTCCAGTTGTCGCAAGTGGATCAAATGCATTGGGTATACATTACACTAGAAACGATGATATATTGTATGAAGATGAAACCGTGTTTGTTGATGCCGGTGGTAAATTGGGTGGTTATTGCGCGGATATTTCTAGAACATGGCCAAATTCTTCCAACGGCTTCAGCGAGCCGCAAAAGGATATTTATAGTGCTGTATTGAATACAAACAAGGCATGCATTGATCTATGTGACGAGAGTCAAAACTGCTCATTGCATGATATTCATGAGTTTTCTGTTAGtacattgaaaaaagaactcAGTAATATTACCGGATTCCAGCATGTTACAGCAGCAGATGTTAGACAGCTTTACCCCCATTATATTGGACACCATCTTGGATTGGATTTGCATGATGTACCATCGGTATCAAGATTTGACAAGTTAAAAGAAGGCAATGTCATTACTATCGAGCCAGGTTTGTATATACCTGAAACTGATGCATGGCCCAAGCTGTTTAGAGGTATAGGAGTTCGGGTTGAGGATGATATTGCCATTGGCAAAACTGCGGGTGAAACTATCAATTTAACTAGTGGTTGTGTAAAAGAGATTGCTGGTATCGAGTCTTTAGTGTCCAAAGGAATCACAACACCTGGTATAGATGATGAAGTGGTGGTCTTGGACATATAG
- the PHB1 gene encoding Prohibitin-1, subunit of the prohibitin complex (Phb1p-Phb2p), which translates to MSQRIAEIVSKIALPAGVAFAIAQSSMYDVAGGRKAVLFDRLQGVEQRVIGEGTHFLIPWLQKAIIFDVRIKPKVITTTTGSKDLQNVSITLRVLTRPDINKLPTIYQTLGLDYDERVLPAIGNEILKAIVAQFDAAELITQREVVSARIRQELARRANEFHIELEDVSITHMTFGREFTKAVEQKQIAQQDAERSKYLVEKAEQEKKASIIRAEGEAESADVVSKALAKAGDGLLMIRRLEASKDIATTLAGSPNVTYLPSNGTGAGGSEGASASNSLLLNLGR; encoded by the coding sequence ATGTCTCAAAGGATTGCAGAAATTGTTTCCAAGATTGCATTACCCGCTGGTGTAGCATTTGCAATTGCACAATCGTCGATGTACGACGTTGCAGGAGGAAGAAAGGCTGTCTTGTTTGACCGTTTGCAAGGTGTGGAGCAAAGAGTCATTGGCGAAGGTACACATTTCCTTATACCATGGTTGCAGAAAGCAATCATCTTTGATGTGCGGATCAAACCTAAAGTCATCACCACAACCACCGGGTCAAaagatttgcaaaatgTCTCCATCACTTTACGTGTCTTGACAAGACCTGATATCAACAAATTACCTACTATTTACCAAACCTTGGGCTTGGATTACGACGAAAGGGTCCTTCCTGCTATTGGTAATGAAATTTTGAAAGCTATTGTTGCACAATTCGATGCTGCAGAATTGATCACGCAAAGAGAAGTCGTTTCGGCTAGAATCAGACAGGAGTTGGCGAGAAGAGCCAACGAATTCCATATCGAATTGGAAGATGTTTCAATTACCCATATGACATTTGGCCGAGAATTCACCAAGGCAGTGGAGCAGAAACAAATTGCACAACAAGATGCAGAGAGATCGAAGTACTTGGTTGAAAAGGCGgaacaagagaaaaaggcAAGTATTATTAGAGCAGAAGGTGAAGCAGAGTCGGCAGATGTTGTGTCCAAGGCGTTGGCCAAGGCAGGCGACGGGTTGCTTATGATTAGAAGACTCGAAGCTTCGAAAGATATCGCTACAACTTTGGCAGGATCTCCAAATGTGACATACTTGCCAAGCAATGGAACAGGTGCTGGTGGTTCTGAGGGTGCTTCGGCCTCAAACTCCCTTTTGCTCAATTTAGGTCGTTAA
- the YRA1 gene encoding RNA-binding RNA annealing protein has translation MSASLDKSLDDIISSSKKTFKSRRPGAKVGAKSNQNKVGKKLTNGKAKKPATVSFNKPKAAAAVAAAAPAIDLSYATKVNVTGLPRDLKHDNVREFFQSQIGGVNKVDMSYNEKGLFKGYATIIFKSSKNAALAVEKYNGASIDGGAGKLKLELIIDTSKKPLAARITAKPVQQVRTPKAGAKAGAKKVLVKKNAVKAKKATKKPQKKKTVEELDQEMADYFEN, from the exons ATGTCTGCTTCATTAGATAAATCATTAGATGATATCATTTCATCGAGCAAAAAGACTTTCAAGTCTAGAAGACCTGGTGCAAAAGTTGGCGCCAAAAGTAACCAAAACAAGGTTGGCAAAAAGTTGACAAAtggcaaagcaaaaaagccAGCCACTGTTTCATTCAACAAGCCAAAAgccgctgctgctgttgctgccgCTGCTCCCGCTATAGATTTGAGCTATGCTACAAAGGTAAATGTCACGGGTTTACCAAGAGATTTGAAACATGACAATGTTAGG gaattttttcaatcacAAATTGGAGGTGTTAACAAAGTTGACATGAGCTACAACGAAAAAGGTCTATTTAAAGGATACGCCACtatcattttcaaatctaGCAAGAACGCTGCTTTGGCTGTCGAGAAGTACAACGGTGCCTCAATCGATGGTGGTGCAGGTAAGTTGAAGTTGGAATTGATTATTGACACTTCAAAGAAACCATTGGCTGCTAGAATTACTGCTAAGCCAGTACAGCAAGTTAGAACACCAAAAGCTGGTGCAAAGGCTGGTGCCAAAAAAGTGTTGGTCAAGAAGAATGCTGTTAAGGCCAAGAAGGCTACTAAGAAgccacaaaagaaaaagactgTAGAAGAGTTGGACCAAGAGATGGCAGATTActttgaaaattaa